A region of Haladaptatus caseinilyticus DNA encodes the following proteins:
- a CDS encoding VOC family protein yields MIEKLRLTTRIVSDQDEALNFYTEKLGLIKKADETFGPDDQRWVTVAAEQDDTVEIVLEPIDWFEGEEADRRSAMIGEQPALAFTVDDCQSTYETLREQGIEFTSEPTEQPYGIEAIATDLYGNGIVLVEHPSDAETI; encoded by the coding sequence ATGATTGAAAAACTCCGGCTCACAACCCGCATTGTTAGCGACCAAGACGAAGCACTGAACTTTTACACCGAGAAGCTCGGCTTAATAAAGAAAGCAGACGAGACGTTTGGCCCCGACGACCAGCGTTGGGTTACTGTCGCAGCCGAACAGGACGACACTGTAGAAATCGTTCTCGAACCAATTGACTGGTTTGAGGGTGAAGAAGCTGATCGGCGCTCTGCAATGATCGGGGAGCAACCAGCACTCGCCTTTACTGTGGATGATTGTCAATCTACGTATGAAACACTGCGTGAACAGGGAATCGAATTCACATCCGAGCCAACAGAACAGCCCTACGGAATCGAAGCTATTGCAACAGACCTCTATGGAAATGGGATCGTCCTTGTCGAACATCCCTCAGATGCAGAGACGATATAA